A window of Chitinophaga sp. MM2321 contains these coding sequences:
- a CDS encoding ATP-binding protein, which translates to MGTQLMAANAATLQEELEWFRLLAAARMQQYFGETAVEDPAPPDLSKDTSVYAQIVQHYSMDGAERIILLLALIPHIRPQLLDIFYIKNATYDRGFTEFGGIKGQHHSGFLPTGETAAFLLATNNLQQRFALVTLFGPDHFFAKHQILKLIPASAEEPLLSGTLSLAPEYLSLFTQGVTHQPDYNIHFPAKRIETSLEWDDLVLEAHAMEEVAEMRTWIEHGQTLLHDWGMKRKIKPGYRSLFYGPPGTGKSLTASLLGKTFNLDVYRVDLSLIVSKFVGETEKNLAQVFDRAANQQWILFFDEADALFGKRTQTSSSHDRYANQEVAYLLQRIEDFPGMVILATNMKANIDDAFSRRFQSMIYFAVPGPEQRLRLWEQAFPTHLQLEEKLNLKDIAGKYEMAGGSIINVTRYSCLMALKRGDKTILLQDVQAGIRKEFSKEGKTMSN; encoded by the coding sequence ATGGGTACACAGTTAATGGCGGCCAATGCCGCCACACTACAGGAAGAACTGGAATGGTTCCGGCTACTGGCCGCTGCACGCATGCAACAATATTTTGGTGAAACCGCTGTGGAAGATCCGGCGCCGCCCGATCTGAGCAAAGACACATCCGTGTATGCGCAGATCGTACAGCATTACAGTATGGATGGCGCAGAGCGGATCATATTGTTGCTGGCGCTCATTCCGCATATCCGGCCACAGCTGCTGGACATCTTCTATATAAAAAATGCTACGTACGACCGGGGCTTTACTGAATTTGGCGGCATCAAAGGACAGCACCACAGCGGCTTTTTACCAACAGGCGAAACAGCGGCTTTCCTGCTGGCGACCAACAACCTGCAACAACGTTTTGCATTAGTTACCCTTTTTGGCCCGGATCATTTCTTTGCCAAACATCAGATCCTGAAACTGATACCTGCATCTGCTGAAGAACCTTTATTGAGCGGCACCCTGAGCCTGGCACCGGAATATCTCAGCCTGTTTACACAAGGCGTCACGCACCAGCCGGATTATAACATCCACTTCCCCGCCAAACGGATAGAAACAAGCCTGGAATGGGATGATCTTGTACTGGAAGCGCATGCAATGGAAGAAGTAGCAGAGATGCGCACCTGGATAGAACATGGGCAGACACTCCTGCACGACTGGGGGATGAAACGTAAAATAAAACCGGGTTACCGCAGCTTGTTTTATGGTCCGCCGGGAACGGGAAAATCGCTCACCGCCAGCTTGCTGGGCAAAACATTCAACCTGGATGTATACCGTGTTGATCTGTCTCTCATTGTTTCAAAATTTGTAGGAGAAACAGAGAAAAATTTAGCGCAGGTATTTGACAGGGCAGCTAATCAGCAGTGGATCTTATTTTTTGATGAAGCGGATGCGTTGTTTGGTAAACGTACCCAAACATCGTCGTCCCATGACCGTTATGCCAACCAGGAAGTGGCGTACCTGTTGCAGCGTATTGAAGATTTTCCGGGTATGGTTATCCTGGCGACTAACATGAAAGCGAATATCGACGATGCTTTCAGCCGCCGGTTTCAATCGATGATCTATTTTGCGGTACCGGGTCCGGAGCAGCGGCTCCGTTTATGGGAACAGGCTTTTCCTACGCATTTACAACTGGAAGAAAAATTAAACCTGAAAGATATTGCCGGCAAATATGAGATGGCCGGGGGAAGCATTATCAATGTAACCCGCTACAGCTGCCTGATGGCGCTGAAACGCGGGGATAAAACCATTTTACTTCAGGATGTACAGGCAGGTATACGGAAAGAGTTCAGTAAAGAAGGTAAGACGATGAGCAACTAG
- a CDS encoding PQQ-dependent sugar dehydrogenase, whose protein sequence is MKTGSSQIQSGDNRKTYKKIRCYLFIPATLALLQLNSCTNNPATHTPTLAADADNVGLVLPTGFAALKVADSTGNARHIAVNKNGDIFIKLEEPRQGKGIVVLTDKDGDGRADGRSSFADYGGTGIAIKNDFLYASSNTTVFRYKLDAKQQVTDPLHPDTLVSGLIDRGQHNSKSLTLDNNGNIYVNIGAYSNACQEKDRTKGSPGMQPCPILDSAGGIWQFKADAMHQGYGTGKRYATGLRNVVGLDWNQQTNALYVMQHGRDNLHDFFPELYDVKQAAELPAETMYKLSEGSDCGWPYIYYDQFQEKKMVMPEYGGDGKKEVTDKYENPVATFPGHLAPNGLLFYTGDMFPEHYKNGAFIAFHGSWNRAPEPQAGFMVAFVPFQNGVPSGKWEVFAKGFAGRENIAAPGDAAHRPCGLAQGPDGSLYVSDDKMGTIYRITYKK, encoded by the coding sequence ATGAAAACAGGCTCATCGCAAATTCAGTCAGGGGATAACAGAAAGACCTATAAAAAGATACGCTGCTATCTTTTTATTCCCGCCACCCTGGCCCTGCTGCAGTTGAACAGCTGCACCAATAATCCAGCTACCCACACACCTACCCTTGCCGCTGATGCCGACAATGTAGGGCTTGTACTACCCACCGGTTTTGCTGCCCTGAAAGTTGCAGACAGTACCGGTAATGCGCGGCATATTGCTGTCAATAAAAATGGAGATATTTTTATAAAACTGGAAGAACCCAGGCAGGGTAAAGGCATCGTGGTATTGACAGATAAAGACGGCGATGGCAGAGCCGATGGCCGCAGCAGCTTTGCTGACTACGGCGGCACCGGGATTGCCATTAAAAACGATTTCCTGTATGCTTCTTCCAATACAACGGTTTTCAGGTATAAACTGGATGCGAAGCAACAGGTAACAGACCCGCTACACCCCGATACATTGGTAAGCGGACTGATTGACCGCGGGCAGCACAACTCCAAATCACTGACCCTGGATAACAACGGAAATATTTATGTTAATATAGGCGCTTATTCCAATGCATGCCAGGAAAAGGACCGCACAAAAGGCTCTCCGGGTATGCAGCCATGTCCTATCCTGGATTCTGCCGGCGGAATCTGGCAGTTCAAAGCGGACGCCATGCACCAGGGATATGGCACCGGCAAACGGTATGCGACCGGCTTGCGGAATGTAGTGGGCCTCGACTGGAATCAGCAAACAAATGCCCTGTATGTGATGCAACATGGAAGAGATAATCTCCACGACTTCTTCCCAGAGCTGTATGATGTAAAACAAGCCGCTGAACTACCGGCAGAAACAATGTATAAACTGTCCGAAGGATCAGACTGCGGCTGGCCATATATTTATTATGATCAGTTCCAGGAAAAGAAGATGGTAATGCCCGAATATGGCGGAGACGGAAAGAAGGAAGTGACTGACAAATACGAAAATCCGGTGGCGACTTTCCCCGGACATCTTGCTCCAAACGGACTCTTGTTCTATACCGGTGATATGTTCCCGGAACACTATAAGAACGGGGCATTCATCGCATTCCATGGCTCCTGGAACCGGGCGCCGGAACCCCAGGCCGGGTTCATGGTTGCTTTTGTTCCTTTTCAAAACGGTGTACCTTCAGGCAAGTGGGAAGTTTTTGCGAAAGGTTTTGCCGGTAGAGAAAATATTGCCGCCCCTGGTGATGCGGCACATCGCCCTTGCGGCCTCGCCCAGGGACCCGATGGATCTCTTTACGTCTCTGATGATAAAATGGGAACGATTTACAGAATCACTTATAAAAAGTAA
- a CDS encoding SDR family oxidoreductase, producing MKRILLAGATGYLGNFILQELVKQGYATTVLVRNKAALKVIDPAAITVKEAAITAPASIRGCCNNIDVVISSVGITRQKDHLTYMDVDYQANLNLLQEAQQSGVKKFIYVAVLHGPELRDLKICAAKERFVEALKKSGLDYCIIRPTGFFSDMTAYLDMAKKGTVYLFGKGTAKMNPIHGADLANVCVAAIQEPALEIEAGGREILTQHEIAHIAFTVLHKKVKIAYIPHWIRRLILSLLRLFTSSKTYGPVEFALTVISMDMIAPPFGQHTLKEYFSQQQP from the coding sequence GTGAAAAGAATCCTATTAGCCGGAGCTACCGGCTACCTCGGCAATTTTATACTTCAGGAGCTGGTAAAGCAAGGCTATGCCACCACAGTGCTGGTGAGAAACAAGGCCGCACTTAAAGTGATTGATCCCGCCGCGATTACCGTTAAAGAAGCCGCAATAACAGCCCCGGCATCCATCCGCGGTTGCTGCAATAATATAGATGTAGTCATTTCTTCCGTAGGCATTACCCGGCAAAAGGATCACCTTACCTATATGGATGTAGACTACCAGGCAAACCTCAACCTGTTGCAGGAAGCGCAGCAAAGCGGAGTGAAAAAGTTTATTTATGTGGCTGTTTTGCATGGACCGGAACTCCGCGACTTAAAAATCTGTGCTGCCAAAGAAAGGTTTGTTGAGGCGCTGAAAAAATCAGGATTGGATTATTGTATTATCCGCCCTACCGGCTTTTTCTCAGACATGACGGCATACCTGGACATGGCTAAAAAAGGGACTGTATACTTATTCGGGAAAGGTACTGCAAAAATGAATCCTATCCATGGCGCAGACCTGGCGAATGTATGCGTTGCCGCGATCCAGGAGCCGGCATTGGAAATTGAAGCAGGCGGACGGGAGATTCTAACCCAACATGAAATAGCGCATATTGCGTTTACTGTATTGCATAAGAAAGTAAAAATCGCGTATATCCCGCATTGGATAAGACGTTTGATCCTTTCCCTGTTAAGATTGTTTACCAGCAGCAAAACCTATGGCCCTGTTGAATTTGCCCTGACGGTGATCTCCATGGATATGATAGCGCCCCCATTTGGACAACATACCCTAAAAGAATATTTCAGTCAGCAACAACCCTGA
- a CDS encoding DUF4157 domain-containing protein translates to MFDTSKEHKSTAQRSAQDRDGANGIAIQAPIQQKPEEELQAKSAMQLKSMEEEQLPLQGKFVVQRAKNEGMPDQLQSGIAHLSGMDISNVNVHYNSAKPAQLNAYAYAQGNDIHLGPGQEKHLPHEAWHVVQQRQGRVQPTMQMKQGVPVNDDPGLEQEADNMGAQAMNVSNIKE, encoded by the coding sequence ATGTTTGATACATCCAAAGAACACAAAAGTACAGCACAACGATCCGCTCAGGACCGTGATGGTGCCAATGGGATTGCCATCCAGGCGCCCATACAGCAAAAGCCGGAAGAAGAACTGCAAGCCAAATCCGCGATGCAGTTAAAATCAATGGAAGAAGAACAACTTCCCCTGCAAGGAAAATTTGTAGTGCAACGTGCAAAAAATGAAGGAATGCCTGACCAGCTGCAAAGCGGGATCGCCCATCTTTCCGGCATGGATATCTCCAATGTAAACGTGCACTATAACTCCGCCAAACCCGCGCAGCTCAATGCCTATGCGTATGCACAAGGCAATGATATCCACCTGGGACCCGGCCAGGAAAAGCACCTGCCGCACGAAGCGTGGCATGTGGTACAGCAACGGCAGGGAAGGGTACAGCCTACCATGCAAATGAAACAGGGCGTACCGGTAAATGATGACCCGGGCCTGGAACAGGAAGCGGACAACATGGGCGCACAGGCCATGAACGTGAGTAATATCAAGGAATGA
- a CDS encoding VOC family protein yields the protein MLRTEVIIGVKDVKKSSEWYRQLLNCISKHGGDTFEILADEDDTVILCLHKWGEHDHPTMTDTRVQPGNGLILYFRVSELDKIWENAKRLNVHVEAPPHLNTNSGQQEFSLRDMDGYYITISL from the coding sequence ATGCTAAGGACAGAAGTAATTATTGGCGTAAAAGATGTTAAAAAAAGCAGTGAATGGTATCGGCAGCTGTTAAACTGTATAAGTAAACATGGCGGCGATACATTTGAAATTTTGGCGGATGAAGATGATACAGTCATTTTATGTTTGCATAAATGGGGGGAACACGATCATCCAACAATGACGGATACACGGGTACAACCAGGTAACGGCCTTATTCTATATTTCCGGGTGAGTGAACTGGACAAAATCTGGGAAAATGCAAAGCGTTTAAATGTACATGTTGAAGCGCCGCCGCATTTAAATACCAATTCAGGGCAACAGGAATTTTCTTTGAGAGATATGGATGGTTACTATATTACCATTTCTTTGTAA
- a CDS encoding PQQ-binding-like beta-propeller repeat protein: MKFCFRLFVWIIMLAGILPAAKAQTAFKFALVTDIHVGSNNALEDLQRTVADINSNPDLAFVVISGDITEFGTDAELQLAKTVLDSLHKPWHIIPGNHDTKWSESGGNTFRKVFGSETFSFKYGGFRFIGTNCGPNMRMGPGQVPRENIVWLDGILKEKDTITPVIYINHYPQNADLNNWYEAIDRLKQHNIQLILCGHGHANHTFNFENIPGIMGRSNLRAKDSIGGYNIITIAGRKAVFEERTPVVGKNRQWAEIPLQSHAAKYDSIPFPRPSYAMNDSFPGVKIKWQYQDNNDIGSGMAIYKDLIISTNTAGEVYALQKGSGKKKWTFRSGGKIYATPAVYEQKVIVASSDHFIYCLNAANGKQLWRFATEKPVVASARVTNGIAYIGASDGHFRAISINTGKLLWDFAGVNGFVEDKPLYYQGNIYFGSWGNDFYALDAATGTLKWKWNNGTTNRMFSPAACLPVAAHNRVFIVAPDRYMTAFNSATGAVIWRKSIPDVRMRESLGQSADSSQLFIKTMDGQLYGVSATADSLQLMWRSAIEMGYELNPASPVEQGNVIFVPTHAGVVYAVNRNDYTLLWKFKLSNCLVNAVLPADNNQVFISTMDGKLACIQYK; this comes from the coding sequence ATGAAATTTTGTTTCAGGTTGTTTGTTTGGATAATCATGCTGGCAGGCATATTACCGGCAGCAAAGGCACAAACAGCGTTTAAATTTGCGTTGGTAACTGATATTCACGTGGGTAGCAATAATGCGCTGGAAGACCTGCAACGCACAGTTGCGGATATTAACAGTAATCCTGACCTGGCTTTTGTGGTTATTTCAGGAGATATTACAGAGTTTGGCACAGATGCAGAGCTGCAACTGGCGAAAACAGTACTCGACAGCCTGCATAAGCCCTGGCATATTATCCCGGGAAATCATGATACCAAATGGTCTGAAAGCGGCGGCAATACTTTCCGCAAAGTATTCGGCAGCGAAACTTTTTCTTTTAAGTACGGTGGTTTCCGGTTTATCGGAACCAACTGTGGGCCTAATATGCGCATGGGTCCGGGACAGGTGCCGCGTGAGAATATTGTATGGCTGGACGGCATACTGAAAGAAAAAGATACCATTACACCGGTCATTTATATCAATCATTATCCGCAGAACGCGGATCTGAACAACTGGTATGAAGCCATCGACCGCCTGAAACAGCATAACATCCAGTTGATCCTCTGTGGCCACGGACATGCCAATCATACTTTTAATTTTGAAAATATTCCGGGCATTATGGGGCGCTCGAACCTTCGTGCAAAGGACAGCATAGGCGGTTATAACATTATTACCATAGCAGGCAGGAAAGCCGTTTTTGAAGAAAGAACACCTGTGGTGGGGAAGAACAGGCAATGGGCGGAAATACCCTTGCAAAGCCATGCGGCAAAGTATGACAGCATCCCATTCCCCCGGCCTTCCTATGCCATGAATGATTCTTTTCCGGGCGTAAAAATAAAATGGCAATACCAGGATAACAATGATATCGGCTCCGGTATGGCCATCTATAAAGATCTGATCATCTCTACCAATACCGCCGGTGAAGTATATGCATTGCAAAAAGGGAGCGGGAAAAAGAAATGGACTTTCCGCAGCGGTGGTAAAATATACGCCACGCCAGCGGTCTATGAACAGAAAGTGATCGTGGCATCTTCAGATCATTTTATTTACTGTCTCAATGCCGCTAACGGAAAACAGCTTTGGCGTTTTGCCACGGAGAAGCCGGTGGTGGCAAGTGCGCGGGTCACTAACGGTATCGCCTATATAGGCGCTTCTGACGGGCATTTCAGGGCAATATCGATCAATACCGGTAAACTGTTATGGGACTTCGCTGGTGTAAATGGATTTGTGGAAGACAAACCACTCTATTACCAGGGGAATATTTATTTCGGTAGCTGGGGCAATGATTTTTATGCGCTGGATGCTGCTACAGGTACTTTGAAATGGAAATGGAATAACGGCACCACCAACAGGATGTTTTCACCGGCTGCGTGTTTGCCGGTAGCGGCGCATAACAGGGTGTTTATTGTGGCGCCAGACAGGTATATGACGGCTTTTAACAGCGCCACCGGCGCCGTGATCTGGCGTAAATCAATACCGGATGTGCGGATGCGGGAATCACTGGGACAGTCGGCCGATAGCAGCCAGCTCTTTATAAAAACCATGGATGGCCAGCTATACGGCGTATCCGCTACTGCTGACAGCCTTCAGCTGATGTGGCGTTCCGCCATTGAAATGGGTTATGAACTGAATCCTGCATCACCGGTAGAACAGGGAAATGTGATATTCGTACCTACGCATGCAGGTGTGGTATATGCGGTTAACCGGAATGACTATACGCTGTTATGGAAATTTAAGTTGTCCAATTGCCTGGTGAACGCCGTATTACCGGCAGACAATAACCAGGTATTCATCAGTACCATGGACGGAAAACTGGCTTGTATCCAGTATAAATAA
- a CDS encoding glycerophosphodiester phosphodiesterase family protein, with translation MKLQLKSLALFAMLFICSNVIMAQKNFTTKVIAHRGAWKAQHLPENSLASLRHAGEIGCYGSEFDIHITKDDIIVVNHDNEYYGLTIATSTYQELLAKKHSNGESIPTLEEYLKEGMKHKKTRLVCEIKTSTGGKERTKKLVEMTVAIVKKAKARKQVDYITFDLEGGKLLAKLAPKNEVAYLTGDLTPAEAKAAGFNGIDYHYNVYVKNPGWIEEAKKLGLSVNVWTVNTEDIMQKFIQQKVDFITTNEPELLFSELKATL, from the coding sequence ATGAAGTTGCAGTTGAAAAGTCTGGCGCTCTTTGCCATGCTGTTTATTTGTTCGAATGTTATAATGGCGCAAAAGAATTTTACAACAAAAGTTATTGCCCATAGGGGTGCGTGGAAAGCGCAGCATTTACCGGAAAATTCCCTGGCATCACTCAGGCATGCCGGAGAAATAGGCTGTTATGGTTCCGAGTTCGATATTCATATTACCAAAGATGATATAATAGTCGTGAATCATGATAATGAGTATTATGGTCTTACAATTGCCACTTCTACTTACCAGGAGCTGCTCGCTAAAAAACATTCAAATGGTGAATCTATTCCTACACTGGAAGAATACCTGAAGGAAGGGATGAAGCATAAGAAAACCCGTTTGGTTTGTGAAATTAAAACTTCCACAGGCGGCAAAGAAAGAACAAAGAAACTGGTAGAAATGACCGTGGCCATTGTAAAAAAGGCTAAGGCAAGGAAGCAGGTAGATTATATCACCTTTGATCTCGAAGGAGGAAAGCTCCTGGCTAAACTGGCCCCCAAAAATGAGGTGGCTTATCTGACCGGTGACCTGACCCCCGCTGAAGCCAAAGCTGCCGGGTTTAATGGTATTGACTATCACTATAACGTATACGTTAAAAACCCAGGCTGGATTGAAGAAGCAAAGAAACTGGGTCTTTCTGTGAATGTATGGACCGTCAACACGGAGGATATCATGCAAAAATTTATCCAGCAAAAGGTTGATTTCATTACAACCAATGAACCTGAACTTTTATTCAGCGAACTGAAAGCAACACTGTAA
- a CDS encoding alpha/beta fold hydrolase has product MKSIQSKTVLFITGCFVHNSSWDPWKVYFENKGYTVFAPAWPFKDAPAQVLRSRQPDAAIASIRLAQLTAYFEDFIKDLPEKPILIGHSMGGLLTQLLLQRNLAAAGVAIHSVPPLGIIPLSFSFFKATWGPLGLFTDAKKSFLMSFEQWQYAFTNGMPLDEQRKAYELFTIPESKLISRDGLTSAAKVDFKKPHAPLLLLAGDTDHIMPAAVNYANFKKYSQQNGSVTTYKVFAGRNHFVTGQRTWPEDAAYIADWIDQN; this is encoded by the coding sequence ATGAAGAGCATTCAATCAAAAACTGTCTTATTTATTACCGGTTGCTTCGTACACAACAGTAGCTGGGATCCCTGGAAGGTGTATTTTGAAAACAAAGGGTATACCGTTTTTGCGCCAGCATGGCCGTTTAAAGATGCCCCTGCACAGGTATTACGCAGCAGGCAACCGGATGCAGCTATAGCGTCTATACGTCTCGCGCAGCTAACAGCTTATTTTGAAGACTTCATTAAAGATCTACCTGAAAAACCTATACTCATTGGGCATTCCATGGGGGGATTATTAACGCAGCTGCTGTTGCAGCGCAACCTTGCTGCTGCCGGTGTTGCCATTCATTCTGTACCGCCACTGGGTATCATCCCGCTCAGTTTCTCTTTCTTCAAAGCTACCTGGGGACCACTGGGCCTGTTCACAGATGCTAAAAAATCTTTCCTGATGTCGTTTGAACAGTGGCAATACGCCTTTACTAACGGTATGCCGCTGGATGAACAACGCAAAGCCTATGAGCTGTTTACGATACCGGAATCCAAACTCATCTCCAGGGATGGCCTGACGAGTGCCGCAAAAGTTGACTTCAAAAAACCACATGCTCCTTTACTCCTGCTGGCTGGCGATACCGATCATATCATGCCGGCAGCTGTCAATTATGCAAATTTCAAAAAGTATTCACAGCAAAATGGGTCTGTAACTACCTATAAAGTATTTGCCGGCCGCAATCATTTTGTAACCGGACAACGAACATGGCCGGAAGATGCAGCCTATATTGCTGATTGGATTGATCAAAACTGA
- a CDS encoding DUF1343 domain-containing protein yields MRLLFAITFILFISTPSVSFGHLEHVGERSFHKKPILTGADQVAAYLPYLKGKRVGMLVNQTSIIGNKLSVDSLRTLGVDIKIIFGPEHGFRSNASNGAKVVDEIDAETGIPIISLYGQKRKPSKKDMDAIDIMIFDIQDVGCRFFTNINTLYDVMEACTEFGKTLIILDRPDPNGFVDGPILDMKLKSGIGKFPIPITHGMTIGEFAQMINGEGWLPGKAKCPIKVIPVKNYSHDMDYTLPVHVSPNLNTQQSVLLYPSLCLFEGTIISQGRGTYMPFTVLGNPDLKGLYKFSFTPVSIPGKSEAPLHQNKVCYGLDLRNYNTAGIRKAGKINIQWMMEMYKAYPFKEKFFDSRQSKAMGDINKLAGTTLFKEQIIAGKSEVEIRKSWEPGLSEYKQMRKQYLLYP; encoded by the coding sequence ATGAGACTGCTATTTGCAATCACGTTTATATTATTTATTTCAACGCCATCTGTAAGCTTCGGGCACCTGGAACATGTTGGAGAGCGCAGTTTCCACAAGAAACCCATATTGACCGGTGCCGACCAGGTGGCGGCATACCTGCCTTATTTAAAAGGTAAAAGGGTGGGGATGCTGGTGAACCAAACTTCTATCATTGGCAATAAATTGAGTGTAGATAGTTTGCGTACACTGGGCGTGGATATTAAAATAATTTTCGGGCCTGAACACGGATTCCGCTCAAATGCCAGCAACGGCGCCAAAGTGGTCGACGAGATAGACGCTGAAACAGGCATACCCATCATCTCATTATATGGTCAGAAAAGAAAGCCTTCCAAAAAAGATATGGATGCTATTGACATCATGATCTTCGACATCCAGGATGTGGGTTGCCGCTTCTTTACAAATATCAACACGCTCTATGATGTAATGGAAGCCTGTACAGAGTTTGGAAAAACGTTAATCATTCTGGATCGCCCCGATCCGAATGGGTTTGTGGATGGGCCGATATTGGATATGAAGCTTAAATCAGGCATCGGCAAGTTTCCCATCCCTATTACCCACGGTATGACAATCGGTGAATTTGCGCAGATGATAAATGGAGAAGGATGGCTTCCCGGAAAAGCGAAATGCCCGATCAAAGTTATCCCGGTAAAAAACTATTCCCATGATATGGATTATACGTTACCGGTACACGTCTCTCCAAATCTGAATACCCAGCAATCCGTTTTACTTTATCCGTCGCTATGTTTATTTGAAGGTACTATTATCAGCCAGGGCAGGGGCACATACATGCCTTTTACTGTTTTAGGCAACCCTGATTTAAAAGGTCTCTATAAATTCTCCTTTACACCCGTAAGCATACCGGGCAAGTCGGAAGCGCCTTTGCATCAGAACAAGGTTTGCTACGGACTGGATCTGAGAAATTATAACACGGCCGGTATCCGCAAAGCCGGAAAAATTAATATTCAATGGATGATGGAGATGTATAAAGCTTATCCATTCAAAGAAAAATTCTTTGATTCCAGGCAAAGCAAAGCAATGGGAGATATCAACAAACTGGCAGGAACTACTTTGTTTAAAGAACAGATCATAGCAGGTAAGAGTGAAGTAGAAATCCGTAAGAGCTGGGAACCGGGATTAAGTGAATATAAACAGATGCGGAAGCAGTATTTGTTGTATCCTTAA
- a CDS encoding DUF1080 domain-containing protein, whose amino-acid sequence MIKSYFSRKLMIGLILISASYTSCSNASQHDKQPTWVSLFNGTDINDWIVKIHHHEVGENFGNTFRVEDSIIKVRYDQYGDFNNQYGHLYYKQPFSHYHLKFEYRFVGKWCPTAPEYTFLNSGVMFHSQDPRTMPKEQDWPISVEMQLLAGLGDGKPRPTGNMCSPGTNVVYKGRLEPDHCLESSSKTYDGEQWVRGELIVLGDSLVTHIINGDTVLQYSKPQIGGGVVNNYDPAIKVDGKLLSAGFIALQSEGQEVDFRKIEIMDLDRH is encoded by the coding sequence ATGATAAAAAGTTATTTTTCCCGGAAGCTGATGATCGGACTGATCCTGATATCTGCCAGCTATACATCCTGTTCCAATGCATCCCAACATGATAAGCAACCAACATGGGTTTCTCTTTTTAATGGTACAGATATTAATGATTGGATCGTTAAAATACATCATCATGAAGTAGGGGAGAATTTTGGCAATACTTTCCGGGTGGAGGACAGTATCATTAAAGTGCGTTATGATCAGTATGGAGATTTTAACAACCAGTACGGACACTTATATTATAAGCAGCCATTTTCGCATTATCATCTGAAGTTCGAATACCGGTTTGTAGGCAAGTGGTGTCCTACCGCGCCGGAATATACCTTTCTCAACAGCGGCGTGATGTTTCACTCCCAGGACCCGCGCACCATGCCGAAGGAGCAGGATTGGCCTATTTCCGTGGAAATGCAGCTGTTAGCCGGCTTAGGCGATGGCAAGCCGCGGCCTACCGGTAACATGTGCTCACCGGGTACAAATGTGGTGTACAAAGGAAGACTGGAACCGGATCATTGTCTTGAATCATCTTCTAAAACTTATGATGGAGAGCAATGGGTACGGGGAGAATTGATTGTGCTGGGTGATTCGCTGGTTACGCATATTATTAACGGAGATACCGTATTGCAATATTCCAAACCACAGATTGGTGGTGGGGTGGTAAATAACTATGATCCGGCCATTAAGGTAGATGGTAAATTGCTTTCAGCAGGTTTTATTGCCTTGCAGAGTGAAGGCCAGGAAGTTGATTTCAGGAAAATAGAAATAATGGACCTGGATAGGCATTAA